The following coding sequences lie in one Aspergillus luchuensis IFO 4308 DNA, chromosome 8, nearly complete sequence genomic window:
- a CDS encoding uncharacterized protein (COG:S;~EggNog:ENOG410PWA8;~InterPro:IPR036291,IPR006694;~PFAM:PF04116;~TransMembrane:4 (o6-28i68-92o104-124i354-374o);~go_function: GO:0005506 - iron ion binding [Evidence IEA];~go_function: GO:0016491 - oxidoreductase activity [Evidence IEA];~go_process: GO:0008610 - lipid biosynthetic process [Evidence IEA];~go_process: GO:0055114 - oxidation-reduction process [Evidence IEA]), which produces MAMLNLVFSASYLYIFGTIFFDIVHFLLHKWSRSRWRILRFLSRCHQYHHLYYPRSLQFNQRYAKPNALIALPLELICQLLGSIIGWILATILNCYIKRLDSKALSIVLVVQTVRSLFVIIINGQDSNHIALDKVPKDHSWAFVGPEYHSLHHIYPDRYMGSMVKLFDWVAGTAYALKNKTVVMTGGSGAFGQAMEKQLLAEGVKSIHKLQFGKDWDNGDFSRVGTILQEADIIILAHGTKGLDAMASNCISSVRLIELFMQQKSAQSQRTKLLPEIWYVGSEAELHPAWGGPEMVRYTASKRAFLPYARALYKSDKVIYRHIVPAAFNSRMGKAIVSADWAARCTMSWIRRGAYYIPVTYTGLACLNFFKFLFGPSADPTWVNKIGESSEVAYCG; this is translated from the coding sequence ATGGCGATGCTTAATCTGGTCTTTTCTGCTTCTTACCTCTATATATTTGGTACTATATTCTTTGACATAGTTCACTTTCTCTTACACAAATGGTCGAGATCTCGCTGGCGTATCCTCCGCTTTCTTTCTCGCTgtcatcaatatcatcacCTCTACTACCCCCGATCTCTTCAATTCAATCAGCGATACGCCAAACCAAATGCCTTGATTGCTCTTCCTCTCGAGCTTATATGTCAGTTGCTCGGAAGCATCATCGGCTGGATCCTTGCTACCATCCTGAATTGTTATATCAAACGTCTCGATTCGAAGGCCTTGTCTATTGTCCTCGTCGTACAAACCGTTCGCTCTCTTTTTGTTATCATTATTAACGGCCAGGACTCCAATCATATCGCACTTGACAAAGTACCCAAAGATCATAGCTGGGCATTTGTGGGACCGGAGTACCACTCCTTGCATCATATCTACCCAGATCGGTATATGGGGTCTATGGTAAAGCTGTTCGACTGGGTTGCGGGTACTGCATACGCGCTGAAGAACAAGACGGTGGTCATGACGGGCGGATCGGGGGCATTTGGACAAGCGATGGAAAAGCAATTACTGGCTGAAGGAGTCAAAAGCATACACAAGTTGCAGTTCGGCAAAGACTGGGACAATGGGGACTTCTCGCGCGTCGGTACCATCCTTCAAGAGGCAGATATCATCATTCTCGCCCACGGAACCAAAGGTCTGGATGCCATGGCCTCAAACTGCATCTCATCAGTCCGTTTGATTGAGCTGTTCATGCAACAAAAGTCCGCACAGTCTCAGAGAACCAAGCTTCTACCTGAAATCTGGTACGTTGGCAGCGAAGCAGAGCTTCATCCTGCCTGGGGTGGGCCTGAGATGGTACGATACACCGCGTCAAAGAGAGCATTCTTACCCTACGCTCGTGCTCTGTACAAGTCAGACAAGGTAATATATCGACATATTGTCCCTGCAGCGTTCAATTCCCGCATGGGAAAGGCGATTGTGTCGGCTGACTGGGCTGCGCGGTGCACAATGTCGTGGATTCGACGGGGAGCTTATTATATCCCGGTCACATATACGGGGCTCGCATGTCTGAACTTCTTCAAGTTTCTATTTGGGCCCTCAGCAGATCCGACATGGGTAAATAAGATAGGAGAATCCTCGGAGGTTGCATATTGCGGATAG
- a CDS encoding FAD-dependent oxidoreductase (COG:U;~EggNog:ENOG410PV75;~InterPro:IPR036188,IPR002938;~PFAM:PF01494;~TransMembrane:4 (o6-27i616-634o646-666i687-705o);~go_function: GO:0071949 - FAD binding [Evidence IEA]) → MADSESRFRVVIVGGSIAGLTLAHCLLRNNIDFVVLESHADIAPQVGASIGILPNGARILDQLGLYDDVLSQVEPLTRNFTWTDDAKPITDTVAPLIIYERHGYPVAFLDRQVLLSILYEGLGDKRHRVMVNKKVTEIEHTPEKVMVRCADQSVYEGDLVVGADGVRSTVRRQMWQYMESRGMEHEALKEKNLMTSEYNCVFGISSATPGLRPGHGHRTFAEGYSILTIIGKEGRVYWFFFTRMDQTYPASQIPRFSQDEIDSHLGPYLQKPITPNVPLAEINKRAIVRTFVPLEEAVYKHWCVDRYVCIGDSAHKMTPNLGQGGNSAIESAASLANSLSRLLKGPTKPRTDVRDIHQCLQAWQNIRQKRLEHISQSAYDLTRIEALAGLKEKIIGLYLLPYLSQYLVDKTSATIVGAAKIDGLPLPPKSLACTMPYLDDDNSVFKRDNVLWKRALSIVPLVACYAAAQKTMGALITQTGPFMVSLFVEGIWSAENGEALSLARPLYNIPFLDKLFRPAITCFLPSISGSDPQSRTQMLSFMADIGPIYGIWLLESYRKAHSWYELILPIAAGIASQLKGIGKFAPIYYALEHIRSPLSSLLPGAKHQITQEASSSLLIAMLTGYYFPTFANFVTPTVESRRNYNAIWQLFPVVVPLLQAPLHRLIKRAFGSKKKPQRKEERKENMRYVRYAYGTFALISGLTFLRARCTAPAHTSFASAFLPGLRGHLVPVTSFADGIARFLQYDEVISMASGFMWLALKFKDLKDAGASFSWLKAVGGLVGTTVTLGPGATFALGWGWREEIMHKLVHDKQSSV, encoded by the exons ATGGCAGATTCCGAATCCAGGTTCCGCGTTGTGATTGTGGGCGGTTCAATCGCCGGGCTTACACTCGCTCACTGTCTGCTTCGAAACAACATAGACTTTGTTGTGCTGGAGTCCCATGCGGATATTGCACCCCAGGTTGGTGCATCTATTGGTATTCTCCCAAACGGTGCTCGCATCCTGGACCAACTAGGCCTTTACGACGACGTTCTCAGTCAAGTTGAGCCTCTCACTAGAAATTTCACATGGACCGATGACGCCAAGCCCATCACCGACACAGTTGCTCCCctaattatatatgaaaG ACACGGTTATCCGGTTGCATTCCTTGATCGCCAAGTTCTGCTCAGCATTCTGTACGAGGGCCTCGGAGACAAAAGACATCGTGTTATGGTGAACAAGAAGGTGACTGAGATAGAGCATACCCCTGAAAAGGTTATGGTCCGTTGTGCGGATCAATCCGTCTATGAGGGTGATCTTGTTGTTGGAGCCGATGGGGTACGGAGCACAGTGAGACGACAGATGTGGCAGTATATGGAGTCTCGAGGAATGGAACATGAAGccctgaaggagaagaact TGATGACATCCGAGTACAACTGTGTATTCGGCATATCCTCAGCCACCCCTGGACTGAGACCGGGACACGGACATAGAACCTTCGCGGAGGGCTATTCCATACTCACGATCATCGGCAAAGAAGGGCGCGTTTATTGGTTTTTCTTCACTAGAATGGACCAAACTTACCCCGCATCTCAAATTCCAAGATTCAGTCAAGATGAGATCGATAGCCATCTTGGCCCCTATCTACAGAAGCCAATAACTCCCAACGTACCGCTTGCTGAAATCAACAAAAGAGCAATTGTCAGAACTTTTGTACCCCTTGAAGAGGCTGTCTATAAGCATTGGTGTGTCGATCGATATGTTTGCATTGGTGACTCAGCCCATAAG ATGACACCAAATCTGGGACAGGGGGGCAACAGTGCAATTGAGAGCGCTGCATCGCTTGCAAACAGCCTCTCTAGATTATTGAAGGGCCCTACAAAACCTAGGACAGATGTCCGGGATATCCACCAGTGCCTGCAAGCATGGCAGAACATCCGCCAGAAACGGCTTGAACATATTTCGCAGTCAGCTTATGACTTGACCAGAATAGAGGCTCTAGCTGGTCTCAAAGAAAAGATCATTGGGctttatcttcttccatATCTTAGTCAATACTTGGTCGATAAAACGTCCGCTACAATTGTTGGAGCAGCAAAGATCGACGGTCTACCTCTGCCACCAAAGTCGCTAGCATGCACCATGCCGTATCTGGATGATGACAACAGTGTCTTCAAACGGGATAATGTGTTATGGAAGCGTGCTCTTTCAATCGTTCCTCTTGTTGCCTGTTATGCTGCTGCGCAAAAGACAATGGGGGCGTTGATAACTCAGACTGGGCCATTCATGGTGTCTCTATTTGTAGAGGGCATATGGTCTGCAGAGAATGGGGAGGCACTCAGCCTAGCCAGACCACTCTATAATATCCCATTCCTGGACAAGCTCTTTCGGCCTGCAATTACGTGTTTCTTGCCTTCTATCAGTGGATCTGATCCGCAATCCCGGACTCAAATGCTATCATTTATGGCCGACATTGGCCCCATTTATGGAATATGGCTGTTGGAAAGTTATCGCAAGGCACATTCCTGGTATGAGCTCATACT CCCGATAGCCGCGGGAATCGCGTCCCAATTGAAGGGCATTGGAAAATTTGCTCCAATCTACTACGCATTGGAACATATCCGCTCGCCCCTTTCAAGCCTTCTACCGGGGGCAAAGCATCAGATAACGCAGGAGGCTTCGAGCTCTTTGCTGATCGCCATGCTAACGGGATACTATTTCCCCACATTCGCAAATTTCGTGACACCAACGGTTGAATCGCGCCGCAACTACAATGCCATTTGGCAATTGTTTCCTGTCGTCGTACCTCTGCTACAGGCTCCCTTGCATCGTCTGATCAAGAGAGCTTTCGGGAGTAAGAAGAAGCCACAACGGAAAGAAGAACGTAAGGAGAATATGCGTTACGTTCGGTACGCATATGGCACGTTCGCCTTGATCTCTGGACTTACGTTTCTCCGGGCTCGATGCACTGCACCGGCTCATACTTCGTTCGCTAGTGCCTTTCTTCCTGGGTTGAGAGGCCACCTGGTGCCCGTCACCTCATTCGCTGATGGCATTGCGAGGTTCCTCCAGTATGATGAAGTGATATCAATGGCTAGTGGGTTTATGTGGCTAGCATTGAAGTTTAAAGATTTGAAAGATGCTGGTGCCTCGTTCTCTTGGTTGAAGGCTGTTGGGGGACTGGTGGGGACTACAGTTACTCTTGGGCCTGGGGCCACCTTTGCTCTGGGCTGGggctggagagaagagatcATGCATAAACTGGTTCATGATAAACAGTCATCAGTGTGA
- a CDS encoding 5'-methylthioadenosine/S-adenosylhomocysteine nucleosidase family protein (COG:S;~EggNog:ENOG410PWFA;~InterPro:IPR000845,IPR035994;~PFAM:PF01048;~go_function: GO:0003824 - catalytic activity [Evidence IEA];~go_process: GO:0009116 - nucleoside metabolic process [Evidence IEA]): protein MPTEAVHHLSRAHFTIAIICPLPLEAEVAIPLFDTVYDRTVYEKYGPVRNDPNHYTLGRIGCYNVVLAHMGGCGKAESSSVASNIKQSYPGIELALLIGICGGVPYRTDVGPTQRRRDVFLGDVIISSAIIQYDLGKRLPHRFVRKNTLESNLGRASLQIRSFMTCLESRHGDLSKDEQGHLQTIQGSKDVPYPGIKSDILFKAEYKHCVRCLCISDASGDPSVVDRRRVDSDGAPYIHIGRLASGDTVMCSAKDRDKISKREEVLGFEMEGAGVWDNIPCILIKGVSDYADSHKNDTWQYYAAASAAACMRALLDQNPISNATSSAGLAQDIIASQFNPRKRPAETSEDSSNEREKACLDLLTFPQAQYRLDEIMDPLSTTCTWVLE from the exons ATGCCAACAGAAGCTGTCCACCACCTCAGTCGTGCTCATTTTACAATCGCAATTATATGCCCGCTTCCCCTGGAGGCAGAAGTGGCGATACCGCTGTTTGACACGGTCTACGATAGAACTGTCTATGAAAAATACGGTCCTGTACGAAATGACCCCAACCACTATACGCTCGGCCGCATTGGCTGTTACAACGTGGTTCTGGCCCACATGGGTGGTTGTGGGAAAGCCGAATCATCCAGCGTGGCCAGTAATATCAAACAAAGCTACCCGGGCATCGAACTGGCCCTTTTAATAGGGATCTGTGGAGGAGTGCCTTACAGGACGGACGTGGGTCCAACACAACGCAGGAGAGATGTTTTCCTCGGCGATGTGATAATTAGCAGCGCGATTATTCAATATGATTTGGGGAAAAGACTTCCGCACCGATTTGTGCGCAAGAATACGTTAGAGTCCAATTTAGGGCGAGCGAGTCTGCAGATCCGATCATTCATGACCTGCTTAGAGTCGCGTCATGGCGACCTCTCCAAAGACGAACAGGGGCATCTTCAGACTATACAAGGTAGCAAGGATGTGCCATATCCTGGTATTAAAAGCGATATCCTGTTTAAAGCTGAATACAAGCATTGCGTACGCTGTCTGTGTATCAGTGATGCCAGCGGGGATCCAAGTGTCGTGGACCGCCGTCGTGTGGACTCTGATGGGGCTCCGTATATCCATATTGGCCGGCTTGCCTCTGGAGATACTGTGATGTGCTCTGCCAAGGATCGAGACAAGATTTCCAAGCGCGAGGAAGTTCTTGGTTTTGAGATGGAAGGGGCCGGCGTATGGGACAATATCCCTTGCATCCTGATCAAAGGAGTAAGCGACTACGCTGATAGCCATAAGAATGATACTTGGCAATACTACGCAGCTGCGAGTGCAGCGGCTTGCATGCGTGCTCTCCTGGATCAGAATCCCATTTCGAATGCGACATCATCAGCGGGCCTGGCCCAGG ATATAATTGCCTCCCAGTTTAATCCGCGAAAAAGACCCGCAGAGACTTCTGAAGACTCCAGTAACGAACGGGAAAAGGCGTGCCTTGATCTATTAACTTTCCCCCAAGCTCAGTATCGCCTAGACGAGATTATGGATCCCCTCAGTACGACATGCACTTGGGTACTAGAATGA
- a CDS encoding ankyrin repeat domain-containing protein (COG:M;~EggNog:ENOG410PG00;~InterPro:IPR002110,IPR020683,IPR036770;~PFAM:PF00023,PF12796;~go_function: GO:0005515 - protein binding [Evidence IEA]): MYRSILHQLLSSTAVPSSAKQPYFSFAAKMLSQDDGINWTIRDLKHQLLSLIRLLNNRYVFFFIDALDECDQAEMEDMIPFLEHLGHSLNACDVHLRICLASRHYPQLNIERGIEWVLEYQQEHQGDMRKYVETKLKGGKSKMLQEIREEVCARASGVFLWVILVVRSLNDAFAKGKIHAVRQRLDEIPDGLDDLFTDMLTRDTEEIDDLIFCLRLILFAQRPLSKDEFYFGVMFTKNGLIKREGEWHIDPHIENFILNVSKGLVEITRTKARIVHFIHESVRDFLLRRDGFSKLQAGSSANTIGNAHNELAQICFRYICQIKLMAAKELRRPCVWPPLVWPPQVENYLNAEIPFLNYAIHSLLPHSNAAEAGGTSQAAFLQAFSLSFEDFKHIRNALTLCHIRQYGSDVTVLYVLAELNLDHLIRLELLRTPQMWKQMGRYHSPMGAAVYLGNTLAIRALLGCNTSSDASVDNSLLEAGVIDRMKQYVVNSKRIKMKIGSMALYLVEYAIKRGHVAILKLLYLTGKIDLNHKLNCRSLPLICAIKSAKAEIVEFLLSCDRVTIASPTNALQAGITRGKRDVCSVLLSLPCSLRWLDSYGGVAIHWAVTGNNGSTMRQLLELGCDVTLRDGTGRDALSHAAEQGKIEMMKILIESGVVDIDGKDGQGRTAFSWAAAPYSETINRSPGPKKSWDQLQKEAMYLLLSTGRVDVNSRDKHQWTPLLWAVQRNKPVAVDILLEASETEVDCRSVTGKTPLTVAAMCGHEAMLCKLLQSGRADVNSQDIFGRTPLSWAFYPSGMSPRPSGQGLLPKSSRKWQCLVDGTSPHRAVPLLLDCPIIDASIPDSFGHSASWWAQAFRIDSPAVLEWVEEEDRKVMQLLIDHLSKKNKSNINAVLPLDRETLEGEMEVVAASYTPYDY; the protein is encoded by the coding sequence ATGTATCGCTCAATCTTGCACCAGCTTCTCTCGTCTACTGCCGTTCCATCGAGTGCCAAACAGCCCTACTTTAGCTTTGCAGCGAAGATGCTAAGTCAAGATGACGGCATAAATTGGACAATCCGAGACTTGAAACATCAGCTGTTATCGCTCATCCGATTGCTGAACAACCGCTACGTGTTCTTCTTTATTGATGCTCTGGACGAATGCGACCAAGCCGAGATGGAGGACATGATACCGTTCCTCGAGCACTTGGGGCACTCTTTGAATGCATGCGATGTTCATCTGAGAATCTGTCTGGCAAGCCGACACTATCCACAACTCAATATTGAACGTGGCATTGAGTGGGTCTTGGAGTACCAGCAGGAGCATCAAGGCGACATGCGGAAGTACGTTGAGACGAAATTGAAAGGGGGCAAGTCAAAAATGCTCCAAGAGATTAGAGAAGAAGTGTGCGCCCGAGCATCCGGTGTATTCCTCTGGGTTATACTTGTAGTTCGATCGCTAAATGATGCGTTCGCCAAGGGCAAAATCCATGCTGTACGTCAACGGCTGGATGAAATCCCGGACGGGCTCGATGATCTTTTCACCGATATGCTGACCAGAGACACTGAGGAAATTGATGACCTTATCTTTTGTCTTCGACTCATCTTGTTTGCACAACGTCCATTGTCCAAGGATGAGTTCTACTTCGGGGTGATGTTTACCAAAAACGGCTTGATCAAAAGAGAAGGCGAATGGCACATTGACCCGCACATTGAGAACTTTATCCTCAACGTCTCCAAAGGCCTCGTGGAAATTACCCGCACCAAAGCTCGCATAGTACATTTCATTCACGAGTCAGTGCGAGATTTCCTACTACGACGGGACGGTTTTAGCAAACTCCAGGCTGGGTCGAGCGCGAACACAATCGGGAACGCCCATAACGAGCTTGCACAAATCTGCTTCCGATACATCTGTCAAATCAAGCTCATGGCCGCAAAGGAGCTTCGAAGACCCTGTGTATGGCCACCCCTAGTATGGCCACCTCAAGTCGAGAACTATCTGAATGCAGAAATCCCATTCCTCAATTATGCTATCCATAGCCTCCTGCCTCACAGCAATGCGGCTGAGGCTGGAGGCACTTCGCAAGCTGCCTTCCTGCAAGCGTTTTCTTTGTCATTCGAGGACTTCAAGCACATCCGCAATGCCCTTACATTATGTCACATTCGCCAATATGGATCCGACGTCACGGTTCTATACGTTCTAGCAGAATTGAACTTGGACCACCTCATCCGCCTGGAACTTCTACGTACGCCACAGATGTGGAAGCAAATGGGAAGGTATCACAGCCCAATGGGTGCGGCTGTCTACTTGGGTAACACACTTGCAATCAGGGCCTTACTTGGTTGCAATACGAGTTCAGATGCCTCTGTCGACAACTCCTTGCTTGAGGCTGGGGTTATTGATCGTATGAAACAATATGTGGTCAACAGCAAGCGAATCAAGATGAAAATAGGTTCTATGGCTTTGTATCTGGTGGAGTACGCTATTAAACGTGGTCATGTAGCCATATTAAAGCTCCTCTACCTCACTGGCAAAATCGATCTGAACCATAAGCTCAACTGTCGTTCGCTACCGCTTATCTGTGCGATTAAGAGTGCCAAGGCAGAAATTGTGGAATTTTTGCTCAGCTGTGATAGAGTCACTATTGCCAGCCCCACAAACGCTTTGCAAGCTGGGATCACTCGAGGTAAAAGGGATGTTTGCAGTGTCCTACTTTCCCTCCCATGCAGTCTTCGTTGGTTGGACTCCTACGGGGGAGTTGCCATCCACTGGGCAGTAACTGGAAACAACGGGTCTACAATGAGACAGCTCCTTGAGCTTGGTTGCGACGTAACGCTACGGGATGGAACTGGTCGAGATGCTTTGTCACATGCTGCCGAACAAGGCAAAATTGAGATGATGAAAATCCTAATTGAGAGCGGGGTTGTCGATATAGATGGGAAAGACGGTCAGGGAAGGACGGCTTTCTCATGGGCCGCAGCACCATACAGTGAAACCATCAATCGTTCGCCTGGCCCGAAAAAAAGTTGGGATCAATTGCAAAAGGAAGCCATGTATTTGCTACTCAGCACGGGAAGAGTTGATGTGAACTCCAGAGACAAACATCAATGGACGCCCTTATTATGGGCCGTTCAGAGAAATAAACCAGTGGCAGTGGACATTCTTCTTGAGGCCTCAGAAACTGAGGTTGACTGTAGAAGTGTGACAGGAAAAACACCACTTACGGTAGCCGCAATGTGTGGACACGAAGCCATGCTATGTAAGCTCCTGCAGTCAGGTCGCGCGGATGTCAATTCTCAGGATATTTTCGGGAGAACACCTTTATCTTGGGCTTTTTACCCATCTGGTATGTCTCCACGGCCTTCTGGACAAGGTCTTCTTCCAAAGTCCAGCAGGAAGTGGCAGTGCTTGGTAGACGGAACATCCCCGCATCGTGCAGTTCCGTTGCTGCTGGATTGCCCGATAATAGATGCCAGCATTCCGGATTCCTTTGGCCATTCAGCCTCGTGGTGGGCCCAAGCTTTCAGGATTGATTCTCCCGCAGTCTTGGAATgggttgaagaggaagacagaAAAGTCATGCAGTTGCTCATAGATCATCTGTCGAAAAAGAACAAGTCCAATATTAACGCGGTTCTGCCACTAGATAGGGAAACACTCGAGGGCGAAATGGAGGTTGTTGCAGCGTCCTATACACCATATGACTATTGA